The Hydra vulgaris chromosome 11, alternate assembly HydraT2T_AEP genome contains a region encoding:
- the LOC100206030 gene encoding aprataxin, with the protein MFNNVISTADTSSTHLKGSANSNNSWKNGLIKSLSDKKLIVKETDNLFVLKDKFPKAKHHYLVVSKYIPSIEALTFKDIELVKHMIFVGEALIKKNKKESYYGCEFQTGFHAIPSMNMLHMHVISCDFESIYMKNKKHWNSFTTEFFRPACEILKELSIAGKVIIDNQHYKSFLSYPLKCHKCSERPSNMPKLKTHIKGHANV; encoded by the coding sequence atgtttaataatgttattagtACTGCCGATACTTCATCCACACATTTAAAAGGGTCAGCAAATAGCAATAATAGTTGGAAAAATGGgttaattaaatctttatctgataaaaagttaattgttaaagagactgataatttatttgttttaaaagataaatttccCAAAGCTAAGCATCATTACCTAGTTGTATCAAAGTATATACCATCAATTGAAGCTTTAACTTTTAAGGATATAGAATTAGTGAAGCATATGATATTTGTAGGAGAAGCtctaattaaaaagaataaaaaggaAAGTTATTATGGTTGTGAGTTTCAAACAGGTTTTCATGCTATCCCAAGTATGAATATGCTGCATATGCATGTTATTAGTTGTGATTTTGAAtcaatttatatgaaaaataaaaaacattggaaTTCATTTACAACAGAGTTTTTTAGACCAGCTTGTGAAATACTCAAGGAACTAAGCATAGCAGGAAAAGTCATAATTGATAATCagcattataaaagttttttatcttaTCCATTGAAGTGCCACAAGTGTAGTGAAAGACCTAGTAATAtgccaaaattaaaaactcacaTCAAGGGCCATGCAAATgtataa